In Paraburkholderia terrae, the DNA window CGCACGAACCTGTCGAACGGCCGCGCTGGACTGCGCTCTTTGCCAACCGGAACGTCACCGTCGCGACGATCGCGATTCTGTGCGCGATGAGCGGGATCTTTGTCATAGGGGCGATGGTCCCGACTTACCTGGTTTCTGTCGTCCATCTCGACATGCGAAGCATGGGATTCGTCGCCTCGGCAGTGGGATTTGGCGGATTCATTGGGTGCTTTGCGCTTGCCGGCCTGTCGGACTTCATCGGTCGCCGGCCAACGGCCTTGATCGGATTCGTCTGTGCGGCCGCTCTTTTGTATCTGTTCTCGTACACAGGTCCCAATCCGGTTTTACTGTTCGTGTTGCTGTTCGGTGTCGCAATGTTCTCGATGGGTCTGTTGAGTCTGCTCAGTGGTCCCGTCGCGACGGAAGCTGCTCCCGTCGGACTCATCGCGTCGACGATCGGATTCGTGTCGGGCGTGGGCGAGACGTTTGGCGGCGGGGTTGCCCCGGTCATCGCGGGGTTCATTGCGCAGCATTTTGGTCTTGCACGTACGCTTGATTTCGCGCTTTACAGCCTGGCCGCAGGTGCAGTGGTCGCGTTCTTCCTGATCGAAACGGCACCGCGCAAGCGCCGTGACGGGAATACGCAGACGCAGCCTGCGCCGGACAG includes these proteins:
- a CDS encoding MFS transporter; the protein is MNAPRHDVRRERRTLALLGIGFGLVGFDRWLLAPLFPHIMRDLGLNYSQLGSLVGILGVAWGLWSIAMGPLADRIGRKKILVTTMIAFSLLSSLSGLATGFISLLLLRAAMGVAEGAFTPASIAANSEASLPARRGLNQGIQISMIPLMGLGFAPIVATQLLQVVPNWHWVFTLSAVPGLIVAALIWRYVRDQVTSPVRMSHEPVERPRWTALFANRNVTVATIAILCAMSGIFVIGAMVPTYLVSVVHLDMRSMGFVASAVGFGGFIGCFALAGLSDFIGRRPTALIGFVCAAALLYLFSYTGPNPVLLFVLLFGVAMFSMGLLSLLSGPVATEAAPVGLIASTIGFVSGVGETFGGGVAPVIAGFIAQHFGLARTLDFALYSLAAGAVVAFFLIETAPRKRRDGNTQTQPAPDSIGVVIARNGDA